A stretch of the Corylus avellana chromosome ca6, CavTom2PMs-1.0 genome encodes the following:
- the LOC132184535 gene encoding protein JINGUBANG — MRGTMFADTSGIARPKYGNLAHSDPNISATSNDEDFPMRNSSASFDPSRMSGEGSPMTMSPWNQVSPFTKSPWTQFEEQLPKNGLIGSLVREEGHIYSLAASADLLYTGSDSKNIRVWKNLKEFTGFKSNSGLVKAIIISGEKIFTGHQDGKIRVWKVSPKNPSVHKRAGTLPTLMDIFKSSIKPSNYVEVRRRRTALWIKHSDAVSCLSLSRDKALLYSASWDRTLKVWRLSDSKCIESINVHDDAVNSVVAGSDGLVFTGSADGTVKAWRREVSGKVTRHSLAQTLLEQECAVTALAVNSSGAVVYCGSSDGLVNFWERGDGMLSHGGVLRGHKMAVLCLAAAGSLVLTGSADKTICVWRRDGVIHTCLSVLAGHNGPVKCLAVEEDREASVNGDQRWVVYSGSLDKSVKVWSVSELAAELNQTAMKQQQQQHFASDGDSFPSDGSFSSVGRSSLKRRN, encoded by the coding sequence ATGCGAGGCACAATGTTTGCTGACACAAGTGGCATAGCGCGGCCGAAATACGGCAACTTAGCGCACTCTGATCCTAACATTTCGGCGACTAGCAACGATGAAGATTTCCCCATGCGTAACAGCAGCGCCTCATTCGACCCCAGCAGGATGAGCGGCGAGGGCTCTCCGATGACAATGTCTCCGTGGAACCAGGTTTCCCCGTTCACCAAATCCCCGTGGACTCAATTCGAGGAGCAGCTCCCCAAGAACGGTCTCATCGGCTCCCTCGTACGCGAAGAGGGCCATATCTACTCCTTGGCCGCGTCCGCTGATCTCCTATACACTGGCTCCGACAGTAAGAACATTCGGGTCTGGAAGAACCTCAAGGAGTTCACTGGCTTCAAATCAAACAGTGGCTTGGTCAAGGCAATCATAATCTCCGGCGAGAAGATCTTCACCGGCCACCAAGACGGCAAGATACGCGTGTGGAAGGTCTCCCCCAAGAACCCGAGCGTGCACAAACGCGCAGGGACATTACCTACCTTGATGGACATCTTCAAGAGCTCCATCAAACCGAGCAACTACGTCGAAGTGCGACGACGTCGTACCGCTCTCTGGATAAAACACTCCGACGCGGTGTCGTGCCTGAGCTTGAGCCGAGACAAAGCCCTCTTGTACTCGGCGTCTTGGGACAGGACCTTGAAGGTGTGGAGGCTCTCCGACTCCAAGTGCATCGAGTCTATCAACGTCCACGACGACGCCGTCAACTCCGTGGTGGCCGGCTCAGACGGCCTCGTCTTCACTGGCTCGGCCGACGGCACCGTCAAGGCGTGGCGGAGAGAGGTGAGCGGGAAGGTCACGCGGCACTCTCTCGCGCAGACGCTTCTGGAGCAGGAGTGCGCCGTCACGGCGCTGGCCGTGAACTCGTCCGGTGCAGTGGTTTACTGTGGATCCTCTGATGGGCTGGTCAACTTCTGGGAACGTGGGGACGGGATGTTATCTCACGGCGGGGTGCTCAGGGGCCACAAGATGGCGGTTCTGTGTCTCGCGGCCGCAGGGAGTCTCGTGCTCACGGGCTCAGCGGACAAGACCATATGCGTGTGGAGGAGAGACGGCGTGATCCACACGTGCCTCTCCGTCTTGGCGGGCCATAACGGTCCCGTCAAGTGCCTGGCGGTCGAGGAGGATCGGGAAGCGTCCGTTAATGGGGATCAACGGTGGGTCGTCTACAGTGGGAGTCTTGACAAGTCTGTGAAGGTGTGGAGCGTGTCCGAGCTGGCGGCTGAGTTGAATCAAACGGCTATGaagcaacagcagcagcagcactTTGCTAGCGATGGGGACTCGTTCCCATCCGATGGGAGTTTCTCCTCTGTGGGCAGAAGTAGCCTGAAGAGGAGGAACTGA